Proteins encoded by one window of Methanoculleus sp. SDB:
- a CDS encoding acyl-CoA synthetase → MQLNDDNISVDRRPIVAVVGDARLDEDSEKYRIAEQLGHALITARYRLVTGGLGGVMEAVSRGARSSPEHQDGDILAILPGKDPCEANGYADICIATGIDTARNVIISNSDALIAIGGGSGTLSEIAMAWAHGRLILGYRVDGWSGEFADQRVDSRIRYPDILDDRVYGVSSKEEALKYLNLIPLYNTRSSGIKWRK, encoded by the coding sequence ATGCAGCTCAATGATGACAATATATCTGTTGACCGACGCCCGATCGTGGCTGTAGTCGGTGACGCACGGTTGGACGAAGATTCTGAAAAATACCGCATTGCAGAGCAGCTCGGGCATGCTCTGATAACTGCAAGGTATCGGCTCGTAACGGGAGGACTTGGCGGGGTGATGGAAGCTGTGTCACGCGGAGCTCGAAGTTCCCCTGAGCACCAGGATGGAGATATTCTTGCCATCCTCCCCGGCAAGGATCCGTGTGAAGCGAACGGCTATGCAGACATCTGCATTGCAACAGGGATAGATACAGCGAGAAATGTCATTATCTCCAACTCTGATGCGCTTATTGCCATTGGAGGTGGATCGGGCACGCTCTCGGAAATAGCTATGGCATGGGCGCACGGAAGACTCATTCTTGGATATCGGGTGGATGGCTGGAGTGGTGAGTTTGCGGATCAACGCGTTGATTCACGTATCCGTTATCCGGATATTCTTGATGATCGAGTATATGGTGTATCTTCGAAAGAAGAGGCACTCAAATACCTGAATCTGATCCCATTGTATAACACGCGATCATCCGGTATAAAATGGAGAAAATGA